The genomic stretch GCCTGAATGCACAGATCTGAGCAGGAATGCGGCGGCTGGCCATGAGCAACCCCCTCGCCCGGGATCAACCTCACTGTAAACACCGGGacaatgtgtgtgcgtgcgtgtctccCTCTGTTTGGGTGGAGTGGGCCAAGGGTTAGCCTTTGGCTAGCCTAAATCCTAATGCATCTTATCTTTTCTCCTTGCCTCTCTGGTATCTGGGCCCACAATCTGCGCCCTTCAGCTGCCAAACACATTTTCAATATGATTTCCTTTCAATAGAGATTCCACGGTATCAATATCCTCTGACATGCCATCTTTAACAGTAGTTTTCCTTAACGCAGCCAGGGAAGCAGTAAGCTACTGACTGCAGCTCGGTTCTGGGGAATGTTTAAATATTTGCCGATCGCAGAGATGTCTCAGTGTTAAATGAACAGAAAACGTCACACTAGCAGGCTAATCCAGTCACCAATCCATCAACCAAtcgcctttaaaaaaaatagtaattTGGGTTTTATTAAATGGATTTTTTGTTGTGTAAATTCAATTTTCAATGCCACATTAAACCCAGCACAATGTCAAAGCGAGTGAACATTAACCCTTTTAAACTCCAACAAAAAAGTTATTCTGAAACAAGAAACCAGCCAGAATAAAATCAGATGAAGCGAATGAGAGATGAATCTCAGTCCCCtcaacacaacctgctgtttACAGCCTCTGAGGAGCCTTTCTAAAGCCTCACCAGCGAGCTTTACATAATGCTTCCCTGTGTTCCAATATTTGCTTGACTGTCTGACCTCAGAATGCAGATAAAAGAGCTGTGAAAGAATCTTTTATTTAAGCCCCGATATTATAAACTACAAGgtaatttgttttttgtcaGTTTTATTACACTATTTTCAAGTTTTAACGAATGTGcgcaaaatatattttatttattagcaGCAATGGAAAATAAACAGCCAAAAACAGCCCTGAAAGATTAGTGTAAAATTAATAAGCCTATAATTAAGAAAAAGAGTCCTTTCACATTGCTGTGTAGACTTTTATTTATGTTGCAGCCTCTCAAGAATAAATGAGAAGGTTtactcctcactctgctctggAATGACTTTCTGGATATACAGCATGTTGAGATCAACCTGGAAACTAGTGAGAGCAATTTTGTTATCTAGTCTCAGGCTACAAACTCCACCTGTCGTATGAGATATGGATATATAATGAAATCTGGGTGTCATTCAACAAAGTTTCCATGTTTGGAAGGCAAGCaaaccagcagagggagggaggatggaaggagagagggaggacagagggatgAATGGTTGATTGTCATGCTGTTGAGTCTGAAAAGGGCAGGGCAGGTATTGTGATGCGAATGCTCTAAAATAGAGCGGGGGTTGAGTGTGTGCCTGAGTGCATGTAATCTACAGGGTGTGTCATCTTAAAAATTAAAGTGATAATTTTGTAGCATAGGTAACGGTGCATTGCTGTGGGACTCTCAAATAAACAGCACTGGCTATAACAAGAAATACTGCCACATtcccatttctttttaatttaatttttgcATAAAGCTCTATTTTTTGAGTGTGTTGTGCATGGGTGTAGATTGGCTGACATGTTATACAAAATATGCAATTTAATCTCAGGCAGCTGCATGAAGACctatagtttaaaaaaataaagagctaGTTTGTCCTAACTGCGACATCATCTTAATTGTTGTTAAAATATAAGAAATTTCTCCATACCTGTGTAATAAAACAGACATGGCACAGACACCAAGAGTTCCAAACCAAGGATGCTGAGGAGCATGGAGGTGTGCACAGTGGGCGACATTCGCGCAGCTAttaccagcagcaacagcacatTTCCTGGAGACACAGCAAATATTTTTCTTTAGGCGttatcgccccctggtggggaAACACTATATCTACATATACAGTAAAATCATGCAGTTGTACCTGCAGAGTGTACATGGACTGGCAGGTATTTTAGTCCCTGCATCTTTCTGTAGAACCGTAAGTATCCTCTGCTTCTGGCCCGGCTGTGGTGGCGCTGTGCGCACGCAGTGAACAGCAGGACCAGCACCCATAAAAACACCTTGCCAAACAAAATGGCACTGTCGCCTTCCACGGCACCCAAAATACGTgtacacacctcctcctggccaAATTTCAACTCACACAGCAGCCCCACACACAAGGACAGCACTACATATACAACCTGaaacaaagaagagaaagaggaggatgaatgCAACTGTAGATTTAACATATATCATGACATGACTGTTATTGCAGAAAAGTCTTTGCAGATAAACTGTTTACAAATCGTATGTAGGTGAATAAATATTTTACTCATATTTACAGCAGCCATTTAAAAGGAACGTTTGGCGCAGCATCTGCTGAAATGTCTGTAGTATTTCATACATGGAGTATTGACAGCAGGCTAGCATGGCAGGGTGTTGGCAAAGGCTGAAACTCTCTCCTGATGGCGGAGTGGAGGGCATCAACAGAGATTAGAGGTCCATCAACCAAAGAGTCTTCATCGATGCTGCGTGACAAATCTACCGATGAGGTCGGCGGCTGAAAGAAATGTCATAATGTTACATTTACATATCCAAGTGTTGTATTTAAAAAGTGTTGTATTTCTACTTTGACAAACTGGTAGGAAGTAATGATCAACATGTTTTTTATCTGGCATCTTTGATATACAATGAAAAAACAATGATCTACAGTGGCCACATGGAAAATGCAAATCTTACGTTGGCGAATGCTGATAGGACAATAGTTGAAGGCATAGACTCATAATATGCTTAACATATCGTTATTTACAAAAGATTAGAAACCGTTTGTGTTGCATAAGACAGACGAGTCATGTGCTCATAacgaaaaaaagaggaaatattctGGGTGTGGGGGGGACGAAATAAACTATTTTAAGCATTTGCATGT from Takifugu flavidus isolate HTHZ2018 chromosome 6, ASM371156v2, whole genome shotgun sequence encodes the following:
- the tmem192 gene encoding transmembrane protein 192, with protein sequence MESKGPSIYAPPTSSVDLSRSIDEDSLVDGPLISVDALHSAIRREFQPLPTPCHASLLSILHVVYVVLSLCVGLLCELKFGQEEVCTRILGAVEGDSAILFGKVFLWVLVLLFTACAQRHHSRARSRGYLRFYRKMQGLKYLPVHVHSAGNVLLLLVIAARMSPTVHTSMLLSILGLELLVSVPCLFYYTVKVIQFNRERAPPDVSQEENPHIPSETGFREGSNLEEVVEKQADLIEYLKQHNTSLSRRLLDLTAQH